One window of Flavobacterium dauae genomic DNA carries:
- a CDS encoding thioredoxin-like domain-containing protein, which translates to MMKFFKAFAAENIKLKHSGIHTTAFILAAIPFLISTGVSIYSYFTEKAEATEPVYIFFDTYDLQTTPFINLFYPLIIIVTAVRITQLEHKNNTWQLIETQPVKRAVLLNAKFLKAYQICIYSILIFMLGIVISATFTHLISPKTEMYILDIQWPFLLKKTVSLSLGTGFLLAIIYAVSVRFSNLFVSIIIGVGSLLVAPILSTFDLLPKWFPTIVLDRSLKASSDLGYWLTYNEYLSIIATVIILFIITFWYVFKNKKWLSNKKTILINYAAPALLLFGLFLYVNHPTQMIQSNETVIKGSVPENSMISTIYLLDGTMNDTLQTIEVKDHRFHKVIKDDLPLKKYRLAWWSDKGEVQASVLFSKNDVVEIQFPDKTKNQSFKILGTRLAENSLNVELGGDVGYIKKLADEGSEDNAELIIILLKNSYKKDLKTVNKFNTSDNFVIRDDYTEIIKNELYYKYNLIWMQYKDALARSNQKNEYKDKSIQDVLNIDFKPNENFIAKAENTEYYRFKIYELLSKDTSDGDILTKYRNGLGNLKNPTLQTQLAKIILEDKLPNVNDLNEINRYEELFLPLIKDQRTHTYYSKFINDKKRLTTGSEAFSFDAITVTNQPKTLENYKRKFVVLDFWASWCGPCIYQADYFEKHAIEYNKRGDVVFISLSVDQKENAWRKKVKLNDKNVVQLFAKNQKALNDFYRLNSIPRFIVIDPEGKIINSNFPFPDDSNFKVMLDQILPKK; encoded by the coding sequence ATGATGAAATTTTTTAAAGCTTTCGCGGCCGAAAATATAAAACTTAAACATTCGGGCATTCATACCACCGCATTTATATTAGCTGCAATTCCATTCTTAATTAGTACGGGCGTAAGTATTTACAGTTATTTTACAGAAAAAGCAGAAGCTACCGAACCTGTTTACATATTTTTTGATACGTATGATTTGCAAACAACACCTTTTATAAATTTATTTTATCCGTTAATTATTATTGTAACTGCAGTTAGAATTACGCAGTTAGAACACAAAAACAATACGTGGCAATTAATAGAAACACAACCTGTTAAACGTGCTGTTTTATTAAATGCCAAATTTTTAAAAGCATACCAAATTTGTATTTACAGCATCTTAATATTTATGTTGGGCATTGTAATATCGGCTACATTTACGCATTTAATTTCGCCCAAAACAGAAATGTATATTTTAGATATTCAGTGGCCTTTTTTACTAAAAAAGACCGTTAGTTTATCTTTAGGGACCGGTTTTCTGTTAGCTATAATTTATGCAGTATCGGTTCGTTTTTCTAATTTATTTGTTTCCATAATCATTGGTGTTGGTTCTTTGCTTGTTGCTCCTATTTTAAGCACTTTTGATTTACTGCCAAAATGGTTTCCTACCATTGTTTTAGACCGCAGTTTAAAAGCATCGAGCGATTTAGGTTATTGGCTAACGTATAATGAATATTTAAGTATCATAGCAACTGTAATTATTCTATTTATAATTACGTTTTGGTACGTTTTTAAAAACAAAAAATGGCTTAGCAACAAAAAAACTATTCTTATAAATTATGCTGCACCTGCATTACTTTTGTTTGGCTTGTTTTTATATGTAAACCATCCTACCCAAATGATACAAAGCAACGAAACGGTAATAAAAGGTAGCGTTCCAGAAAATTCTATGATTAGTACAATTTATCTTTTAGATGGAACGATGAACGATACACTACAAACCATTGAGGTAAAAGACCACCGTTTCCATAAGGTTATTAAAGATGATTTACCTTTGAAAAAATACCGATTGGCTTGGTGGAGTGATAAAGGAGAGGTGCAAGCATCTGTTTTGTTTTCTAAAAATGATGTAGTAGAAATTCAGTTTCCAGACAAAACAAAAAATCAATCGTTTAAAATCTTAGGAACTCGTTTAGCAGAAAACTCGTTAAATGTAGAACTCGGAGGTGATGTTGGTTACATTAAAAAATTAGCTGATGAAGGTAGTGAAGACAATGCCGAACTTATCATTATTCTTTTAAAAAACAGTTACAAGAAAGATTTAAAAACGGTTAACAAGTTTAACACCAGCGATAATTTTGTTATTAGAGATGATTATACCGAAATTATTAAAAACGAATTATATTACAAATACAACTTAATTTGGATGCAATATAAGGATGCTTTAGCCAGATCAAACCAAAAAAACGAATATAAAGACAAAAGTATTCAGGATGTTTTAAATATTGATTTTAAACCAAACGAAAATTTTATAGCAAAAGCAGAAAATACAGAATATTACCGTTTTAAAATTTACGAGTTGTTAAGTAAGGATACTTCTGACGGAGATATTTTAACGAAATACAGAAACGGTTTGGGTAATTTGAAAAACCCAACTTTGCAAACTCAATTGGCAAAAATTATTTTAGAAGACAAATTACCAAATGTAAACGATTTAAACGAAATTAACCGTTACGAAGAATTGTTTCTTCCATTAATAAAAGATCAGCGAACTCATACTTACTATTCTAAATTCATCAATGATAAAAAACGCTTAACAACAGGCAGCGAAGCTTTTTCTTTTGATGCAATAACTGTTACTAACCAACCAAAAACATTAGAAAATTATAAAAGAAAATTTGTAGTTTTAGATTTTTGGGCAAGTTGGTGTGGTCCCTGTATTTATCAAGCAGATTATTTTGAAAAACACGCCATTGAATACAACAAACGCGGCGATGTGGTATTTATTTCGTTAAGTGTTGATCAAAAAGAAAATGCTTGGCGCAAAAAAGTAAAATTAAACGATAAAAATGTAGTACAATTATTTGCAAAAAATCAAAAAGCTTTAAATGATTTTTATCGATTAAATTCTATTCCTCGTTTTATTGTGATTGATCCCGAAGGAAAAATTATCAACAGTAATTTTCCTTTTCCAGACGATTCAAACTTTAAAGTTATGTTAGATCAGATACTTCCTAAAAAATAA
- the ffh gene encoding signal recognition particle protein: MFDNLSDKLDKAFHILKGHGKITEVNVAETLKEVRRALLDADVNFKIAKDFTNRVKEKAIGQDVLTTLQPGQLMVKIVKDELTELMGGDAAGVNLSGNPTVILMSGLQGSGKTTFSGKLANFLKTKKTKKPLLVACDIYRPAAINQLHVVGDQIGVEVYSEPENKNAVSIATNAIEHAKKNGFNVVIVDTAGRLAIDEEMMNEIANVHAAIKPHETLFVVDSMTGQDAVNTAKAFNERLNFDGVVLTKLDGDTRGGAAISIKSIVNKPIKFIGTGEKMDAIDVFYPDRMADRILGMGDVISLVERAQEQYDEEEARKIQKKIAKNEFGFDDFLSQIQQVKKMGSMKDLMGMIPGVGKALKDVEIEDDAFKHIEAIIHSMTPVERKRPSLLDAKRKQRIAKGSGTDIQQVNQLLKQFDQMSKMMKMMQGAQGKNLMRMMGQMKGMGMK; this comes from the coding sequence ATGTTCGATAATTTAAGCGATAAATTAGACAAAGCCTTTCATATATTAAAAGGTCACGGAAAAATTACAGAAGTTAATGTTGCCGAAACCTTAAAAGAAGTACGTCGTGCCTTATTAGATGCCGATGTTAACTTTAAAATTGCCAAAGATTTTACCAACCGCGTAAAAGAAAAAGCAATTGGTCAAGACGTTTTAACAACGTTGCAACCAGGTCAGTTAATGGTTAAAATCGTTAAAGACGAATTAACCGAATTAATGGGTGGCGATGCAGCAGGAGTAAATCTTTCGGGAAATCCTACTGTAATTTTAATGTCGGGTTTACAAGGTTCGGGTAAAACTACTTTTTCCGGAAAATTAGCGAATTTTTTAAAAACTAAAAAAACAAAGAAACCGTTATTGGTTGCCTGTGATATTTACCGTCCGGCTGCAATTAATCAGTTGCACGTTGTTGGGGATCAGATCGGTGTTGAGGTTTACTCTGAACCCGAAAACAAAAACGCGGTTTCTATTGCAACAAACGCGATTGAACACGCCAAGAAAAACGGATTCAACGTTGTAATTGTAGATACAGCCGGTCGTTTAGCGATTGATGAAGAAATGATGAACGAAATTGCAAACGTTCACGCTGCCATTAAACCACACGAAACCTTGTTTGTTGTAGATTCTATGACTGGGCAAGATGCTGTAAATACGGCAAAAGCGTTCAATGAACGATTGAATTTTGACGGAGTTGTTCTTACAAAATTAGATGGTGATACGCGTGGTGGAGCTGCGATTTCTATTAAATCTATCGTAAACAAGCCAATTAAATTTATTGGTACGGGCGAGAAAATGGACGCTATTGACGTGTTCTATCCCGATCGTATGGCAGACCGTATTTTGGGAATGGGTGACGTTATTTCGTTAGTAGAGCGTGCACAAGAACAATACGATGAAGAAGAAGCCCGAAAAATTCAAAAGAAAATTGCCAAAAACGAATTTGGTTTTGACGATTTCTTAAGCCAAATTCAACAGGTAAAGAAAATGGGATCGATGAAAGATTTAATGGGAATGATTCCAGGTGTTGGTAAAGCGTTAAAAGATGTTGAAATTGAAGACGATGCCTTTAAACATATCGAAGCAATTATTCATTCAATGACTCCGGTTGAACGCAAAAGACCGTCTTTGTTAGACGCAAAACGCAAACAACGTATCGCAAAAGGTTCGGGAACCGATATTCAGCAGGTAAACCAATTGTTGAAACAGTTCGATCAAATGAGTAAAATGATGAAGATGATGCAAGGTGCACAAGGTAAAAACCTAATGCGTATGATGGGGCAGATGAAAGGTATGGGAATGAAGTAA
- a CDS encoding PorP/SprF family type IX secretion system membrane protein: protein MNIFTKSLLVAISSLFVSQISNAQEGISVYQDYLTDNYYLIHPSMAGIANCAKVRLTARQQWFGEKDAPALQTASFNTAISERSGVGFVAFNDRNGYHKQVGAKLSYAHHITFSRSDYDLNKLSFGVSAGMVQAQWDPDTDPGIFDPVVNGNQLKYNYFNIDAGVSYHFLDFYAHATVKNLITTDREIYSEIESDNLRKYVFSAGYVFAKNRGYRSYRDQGFSWEPSVLFQYTEETQEKMLDLNLKMYKEFSNGQFFAGISYRTMFDQAEYMKETGGEVKKQGYHSVSPILGVKFKNIMVGYTYSHLFGDVQYVNGGLHQLTLGFNFLCKESNYKCDCPSVNF, encoded by the coding sequence ATGAATATATTTACTAAATCTTTATTAGTTGCTATATCTTCGTTATTTGTATCACAAATAAGTAATGCACAAGAAGGGATTTCTGTGTATCAAGATTATTTAACAGATAACTATTATTTAATTCACCCTTCAATGGCAGGTATTGCCAATTGTGCAAAAGTGCGTTTAACGGCACGTCAGCAATGGTTTGGTGAAAAAGACGCTCCAGCTTTACAGACTGCCAGTTTTAATACGGCAATTTCAGAAAGATCGGGAGTTGGTTTTGTTGCCTTTAATGATAGAAATGGGTATCACAAACAAGTTGGTGCTAAATTATCTTATGCACACCATATTACCTTTTCACGCAGCGATTATGATTTGAATAAATTGTCGTTTGGTGTAAGTGCAGGAATGGTTCAAGCACAATGGGATCCGGATACTGATCCGGGCATTTTTGATCCTGTTGTTAATGGAAATCAATTAAAATACAATTATTTTAATATTGACGCAGGGGTTTCATACCACTTTTTAGATTTCTATGCACATGCAACGGTTAAGAATTTAATTACAACTGATAGAGAAATTTATTCAGAGATAGAAAGTGATAATTTAAGAAAATATGTTTTTTCTGCCGGATATGTGTTTGCTAAAAACAGAGGGTACAGATCTTACAGAGATCAGGGATTTTCTTGGGAACCATCTGTATTGTTCCAATATACCGAAGAAACACAGGAAAAAATGTTAGATTTGAATTTGAAAATGTATAAAGAATTTTCTAACGGACAGTTTTTTGCGGGTATTTCTTACAGAACAATGTTTGATCAGGCAGAATACATGAAAGAAACAGGAGGTGAAGTAAAAAAACAAGGATACCATTCGGTTTCGCCAATTTTAGGTGTTAAGTTTAAAAACATAATGGTTGGTTATACGTATTCGCATTTATTTGGAGATGTGCAGTATGTTAACGGAGGTCTTCATCAGTTAACACTTGGGTTTAACTTCTTATGTAAAGAAAGTAATTATAAGTGCGACTGTCCGTCAGTTAACTTCTAA
- a CDS encoding ABC transporter ATP-binding protein: MIIETHELSFQFNKNHKLLDKVSIQVPEKSIYGFLGPNGAGKSTTIRLITGLLGEQNPGEISLFGKPLQEQLPFAFSQIGCIIETPTLYAHLTGLEHLKFVAKLQDTGESKFSEVLDLVGLDHAKNIKSKKYSLGMKQRLSIAMALINDPKLLILDEPVNGLDPQGIIEMRLLLQKLNREKGITIFISSHILAEVEKLCTHVGILYNGILQFQGTMSDLKAKNSHASIVVEVANLDQHLNFIKQNYNHCVQISKNEIQLKFSSKEEIPSFVNFLAQHNISVYKIQPQGGLEEWFIDLTKQIKTL, from the coding sequence ATGATCATAGAAACACACGAGCTGAGCTTTCAGTTCAACAAAAATCATAAACTATTAGATAAAGTATCGATACAAGTTCCCGAAAAAAGTATTTACGGTTTTTTAGGACCAAACGGTGCAGGAAAATCAACCACCATTCGATTGATAACAGGATTGTTGGGTGAGCAAAATCCGGGAGAAATATCTTTATTCGGAAAACCGCTACAAGAACAACTACCGTTCGCTTTTTCGCAAATTGGCTGTATCATTGAAACGCCTACTTTGTACGCACATTTAACCGGGTTGGAACATTTAAAATTTGTTGCAAAACTTCAAGATACGGGTGAATCAAAATTTAGCGAAGTGTTAGATTTAGTAGGATTGGATCATGCCAAAAACATTAAATCTAAAAAATATTCGCTGGGAATGAAACAGCGGTTAAGTATTGCAATGGCTTTGATTAACGATCCTAAATTGTTGATTTTAGATGAACCGGTAAATGGATTGGATCCGCAGGGAATCATAGAAATGCGTTTACTGCTTCAAAAACTGAATCGGGAAAAAGGCATCACTATTTTTATATCGAGCCATATTTTAGCCGAAGTTGAAAAATTGTGTACTCATGTGGGTATTTTGTACAACGGTATTCTCCAGTTTCAAGGCACAATGAGCGATTTAAAAGCCAAAAACAGTCACGCATCAATTGTGGTTGAAGTTGCAAATTTAGATCAACATTTGAATTTTATCAAACAAAATTATAATCATTGTGTTCAAATCAGCAAAAACGAAATTCAGCTTAAATTTTCAAGCAAAGAAGAAATTCCGTCTTTCGTAAACTTTTTAGCACAACACAATATATCGGTTTACAAAATTCAGCCGCAAGGCGGATTAGAAGAATGGTTTATTGATTTAACAAAACAAATAAAAACACTATGA
- a CDS encoding NifU family protein, translated as MFKINIRETQNPAIIKFEFPDFISYGSNFEFKNIDETSNSPLAKQLFYLPFVKTVYISGNFVAVERFSIVEWADVQDEVKQQIEDFVTNGGKVLIETENETTKKIPVTVYGETTPNPAVLKFVANKMLTKTAVEFKNIDEAKPSPLATELFKLPYIKEVFIDENYVSLTKFDSYSWDEITIEVRTFIKQFIENGGTVIDESLISQTKEHEQQQEKYFDNLDVTSQQIVNILEEYVKPAVQSDGGNITFENYDDDTKRVTVTLKGACSGCPSSTFTLKNGIENMLRQMLHNNDIVVEALNG; from the coding sequence ATGTTTAAAATAAATATACGAGAGACTCAAAACCCGGCTATAATCAAGTTTGAATTCCCAGACTTTATCAGCTATGGCTCTAATTTTGAGTTTAAAAATATCGATGAAACATCAAACTCGCCATTAGCCAAGCAATTATTTTATCTGCCTTTTGTAAAAACAGTATATATTTCAGGAAATTTTGTTGCTGTAGAGCGTTTTTCTATCGTTGAATGGGCTGATGTTCAGGACGAAGTAAAACAACAAATTGAAGATTTTGTAACAAACGGCGGTAAAGTATTGATTGAAACAGAAAATGAAACAACAAAAAAAATTCCGGTTACCGTTTATGGCGAAACGACTCCAAATCCGGCGGTATTAAAATTTGTTGCCAATAAAATGCTTACTAAAACAGCGGTTGAATTTAAAAATATCGACGAAGCTAAGCCATCGCCTTTAGCAACAGAACTTTTTAAGCTACCTTATATTAAAGAGGTATTTATTGATGAAAATTATGTTTCGCTTACAAAATTTGATAGTTATTCTTGGGATGAAATTACTATTGAAGTACGCACCTTTATTAAACAGTTTATTGAAAATGGCGGAACGGTAATTGACGAATCGCTTATTTCACAAACAAAAGAACACGAACAACAGCAAGAAAAGTATTTTGATAACTTAGATGTTACATCGCAACAAATTGTAAATATTTTAGAAGAATACGTAAAACCGGCAGTTCAGTCTGATGGTGGAAACATTACTTTTGAAAATTATGACGACGATACAAAACGGGTTACCGTAACCTTAAAAGGAGCTTGCAGCGGTTGTCCGTCTTCAACGTTTACCTTAAAAAACGGTATAGAAAATATGCTACGCCAAATGCTGCATAATAACGACATTGTTGTTGAAGCGTTGAACGGTTAA
- the argS gene encoding arginine--tRNA ligase, which translates to MSLQEILTPYIKQAVQQLFDLTIDRVEFQATRRDFEGDVTMVVFPLVKQLKGNPAEIGNKIGEYLVENVDLVSKFNVVQGFLNIVISDSYYSQFFNSILDNKSFGYQQTNTDSKAVMVEYASPNTNKPLHLGHVRNVLLGYSVAEILKASGKKVYKTQVINDRGIHICKSMLAWEKFGNNETPESTGLKGDKLVGNYYVEFDKAYKAEINQLIEKGLTEEEAKKQAPLMLEAQEMLRKWEAGDEQVVALWEKMNNWVYAGFEATYKNIGVDFDCNYYESNTYLLGKDVVEEGLAKGIFYKKEDNSVWIDLTADGLDEKLVLRSDGTSVYITQDIGTAIQRVKDFPDVGGMVYTVGNEQDYHFKVLFLILKKLGYDWAEHLYHLSYGMVDLPSGKMKSREGTVVDADDLMNDMTVTAKEISEELGKLEGLSNEEKDSLHKMIGLGALKYYILKVDPKKRILFDPKESVDFAGNTGPFIQYTYARIQSILRKADFDFSAVISRGVEKSLHEKEKELIKILAQFPEVIQQAAKTYSPALIANYTYDLVKEYNSFYQSVSILGETDENKKVFRVQLSAKVGQTIKNAFALLGINVPNRM; encoded by the coding sequence ATGTCTTTACAAGAAATTTTAACGCCGTACATTAAGCAAGCAGTTCAACAATTGTTCGATTTAACGATCGACCGAGTGGAATTTCAGGCTACGCGACGAGATTTTGAAGGAGACGTTACTATGGTGGTTTTTCCGTTAGTGAAACAATTAAAAGGAAATCCTGCCGAAATAGGAAACAAAATAGGCGAGTATCTGGTTGAAAATGTTGATTTGGTTTCAAAATTCAATGTGGTACAAGGGTTTTTAAATATTGTTATTAGCGACAGTTATTATAGCCAGTTTTTCAATTCTATTTTAGATAATAAATCATTTGGATACCAACAAACCAACACCGATTCAAAAGCGGTAATGGTAGAATACGCATCGCCAAACACCAATAAACCTTTGCATTTAGGGCATGTTCGTAATGTTTTGTTAGGATATTCTGTAGCCGAAATTTTAAAAGCTTCGGGCAAAAAAGTATATAAAACACAGGTTATTAACGATCGCGGAATTCATATTTGTAAGTCAATGTTGGCTTGGGAAAAATTCGGAAACAACGAAACACCAGAATCAACAGGATTAAAAGGCGATAAACTGGTTGGTAATTATTATGTAGAATTTGATAAAGCGTATAAAGCAGAAATCAATCAATTAATAGAAAAAGGATTAACCGAAGAAGAAGCCAAAAAACAAGCTCCGTTAATGTTAGAAGCTCAAGAAATGCTTCGTAAATGGGAAGCAGGCGATGAGCAGGTTGTTGCGCTATGGGAAAAGATGAACAATTGGGTTTATGCTGGTTTCGAGGCAACGTATAAAAACATTGGCGTAGATTTCGACTGTAATTATTACGAAAGCAATACCTATTTGTTGGGGAAAGATGTGGTGGAAGAAGGTTTGGCTAAAGGAATTTTCTATAAAAAAGAAGACAATTCGGTTTGGATTGATTTAACTGCAGATGGTTTAGACGAAAAATTAGTGTTGCGTTCAGACGGAACTTCGGTTTATATAACCCAAGATATTGGAACAGCCATTCAGCGTGTTAAAGATTTTCCAGATGTAGGCGGAATGGTTTACACCGTTGGTAACGAACAAGATTACCACTTTAAAGTGTTGTTCTTGATTCTTAAAAAATTGGGCTACGATTGGGCAGAACATCTGTATCATTTATCGTACGGAATGGTTGATTTACCTTCGGGAAAAATGAAATCGCGTGAAGGAACCGTTGTTGATGCCGATGATTTAATGAACGATATGACCGTTACTGCCAAAGAAATTTCAGAAGAATTAGGTAAGTTAGAAGGTTTATCGAACGAAGAAAAAGACAGTCTGCATAAAATGATTGGTTTAGGCGCTTTGAAATATTATATTTTAAAGGTTGACCCTAAAAAGCGTATTTTGTTCGATCCTAAAGAATCGGTTGATTTTGCAGGAAACACCGGCCCGTTTATTCAATACACTTACGCGCGTATTCAGTCTATTTTAAGAAAAGCTGATTTCGATTTTTCTGCTGTCATTTCGAGAGGAGTCGAGAAATCTTTACATGAAAAAGAAAAAGAACTGATTAAGATTTTAGCACAGTTTCCTGAAGTCATTCAGCAGGCGGCAAAAACGTACAGTCCGGCATTAATTGCCAATTACACGTATGATCTGGTAAAAGAATACAACTCGTTTTATCAGTCGGTTTCTATTTTAGGAGAAACAGATGAAAACAAAAAAGTATTCCGTGTACAATTGTCAGCTAAAGTAGGGCAAACCATTAAAAATGCCTTTGCTTTATTGGGAATTAACGTTCCAAACAGAATGTAA
- a CDS encoding TonB-dependent receptor domain-containing protein, which translates to MKKKYLTLSFIMAVSASVWAQQPTNGDGIIKGKITEKITNEPVGFASVAISANGQIISGDLSDEDGSFTITNLPNSQVEVSVEYIGFKTYKNTIDLSTEKTIDLGTIALETDEQVLDAVVINAERSTMEQLVDRKVIRVGKDLSTAGASASDIMNNIPSVNVDQDGNISMRGNQNVRVLIDGKPTQLDPKTVLKQIPSNAIDKIELITNPSAKYNPEGMSGMINFVLKKNMQDGFNGSYNGNITFAKVPKFNQGIDLNYRKGKVNFFGNYNYSDQKTFNDGVMTQLDDLSEQRFDIVNDNKTHTFKVGFDIYANDKNTFSFYTNQTYADGIGTVGNTIFYPNNPLFLQTDQYDGSNQSQIYNAAYKKLFTKPGQTLDFEINYSKTNNDQGGNFDILNQSTNPYTDYSDNTVDAVQANLDYVHPFNEKTKLEVGAEYRNTGIDNTYTTTNTLGKPASFEYNVDIASAYATFGSKYDKWGYQIGARLEKYNVEANYIIGTEPADFKDDYLTVYPSAFLSYTPTQTDFFQISASRRVDRPNVWQTRPIRDYSTPRVVQIGNPELKPQFTNSVEFNYTKVFGVKGSATFGTYYRMINDPIERTFYLDTSSPDAIAEKKIVMSYGNFDESTAYGAELSANYKVTKWWDIQPSVEYYFRNQRGIVTVLNPDTNEGELQQREIDNGVFNARMNNNFKITNAFRASLFGFYRGDAKDINGTMKAMYKMDAGLRYSFWENTANVSLRFNDIFNTMKASFKGDAPYPQTGVFTWESQSLFVGFQYMFGSGKNRALQRKQRDKNEVQNSGGFF; encoded by the coding sequence ATGAAAAAGAAGTACTTAACCCTGTCATTTATTATGGCTGTTTCTGCAAGTGTTTGGGCACAACAACCCACAAACGGTGACGGAATAATAAAAGGAAAAATTACCGAGAAAATTACTAATGAGCCTGTTGGTTTTGCTTCGGTTGCTATTTCGGCAAACGGACAAATTATTTCGGGGGATTTATCCGATGAAGACGGATCTTTTACGATAACAAATCTGCCAAATTCTCAAGTGGAAGTTTCGGTAGAGTATATCGGATTTAAAACCTATAAGAATACCATTGATTTATCGACCGAAAAAACGATTGATCTTGGAACAATTGCTTTGGAAACAGACGAACAAGTTTTAGATGCCGTTGTGATTAACGCAGAACGCAGTACTATGGAGCAGTTGGTTGACCGTAAAGTAATTCGTGTGGGGAAAGATTTATCTACTGCTGGTGCTTCTGCTTCGGATATTATGAACAATATTCCTTCTGTAAACGTTGATCAGGACGGAAATATTTCAATGCGAGGCAACCAAAACGTTCGTGTTTTAATTGATGGAAAACCTACGCAGTTGGATCCAAAAACAGTTTTAAAGCAGATTCCATCGAATGCGATTGATAAAATTGAGTTGATTACCAATCCATCGGCAAAATACAATCCGGAAGGCATGAGCGGTATGATTAATTTTGTATTGAAGAAAAATATGCAGGACGGCTTTAACGGAAGTTATAACGGAAATATTACGTTTGCTAAAGTTCCAAAATTTAATCAGGGGATCGATTTAAACTATCGTAAAGGAAAAGTAAATTTCTTTGGAAACTATAATTATTCGGATCAAAAAACATTTAACGATGGTGTTATGACGCAGTTAGATGATTTAAGCGAGCAACGTTTTGACATTGTAAACGACAATAAAACGCATACTTTTAAAGTTGGTTTTGATATTTATGCAAACGATAAAAACACGTTTTCGTTTTACACCAACCAAACATACGCTGATGGAATTGGAACGGTGGGCAACACTATTTTTTATCCCAACAATCCTTTGTTTTTACAAACCGATCAATACGATGGATCTAATCAGTCGCAAATTTACAATGCCGCTTATAAAAAACTATTCACAAAACCTGGACAAACGTTAGATTTCGAGATAAATTACAGTAAAACGAACAACGATCAAGGTGGAAATTTTGATATTTTAAACCAAAGTACCAATCCATATACCGATTATAGCGACAATACGGTTGATGCTGTTCAGGCAAATTTAGATTACGTACATCCGTTTAACGAAAAAACAAAATTAGAAGTAGGTGCCGAATACCGCAACACCGGCATTGACAATACATACACAACCACAAATACGTTAGGCAAACCTGCCAGTTTTGAATACAATGTAGATATTGCATCGGCTTATGCTACTTTTGGCTCAAAGTATGACAAATGGGGTTATCAAATTGGTGCCCGCTTAGAAAAGTATAATGTAGAAGCTAATTACATCATTGGTACAGAACCTGCCGATTTTAAAGACGATTATTTAACCGTTTATCCTTCGGCTTTTTTAAGCTATACTCCTACTCAAACCGATTTTTTCCAGATTAGTGCAAGCAGAAGAGTTGACCGACCAAATGTTTGGCAAACAAGACCAATTCGCGATTACAGTACGCCACGCGTGGTGCAAATTGGTAATCCGGAATTGAAACCGCAGTTTACCAACTCGGTAGAATTTAATTACACCAAAGTTTTTGGCGTTAAAGGAAGTGCTACTTTTGGAACTTATTACCGAATGATTAACGACCCTATTGAACGTACTTTTTATTTAGATACTTCATCGCCCGACGCTATTGCCGAAAAGAAAATAGTTATGAGTTATGGAAACTTTGACGAATCTACCGCTTATGGTGCCGAATTATCTGCAAACTATAAAGTTACCAAATGGTGGGATATTCAGCCAAGTGTAGAATATTATTTCAGAAATCAACGAGGAATTGTTACAGTTTTAAATCCTGATACCAACGAGGGCGAATTACAACAACGAGAAATTGACAACGGTGTTTTTAATGCCCGTATGAATAATAATTTTAAAATTACCAATGCGTTTCGTGCCTCTTTATTCGGATTTTATCGTGGCGATGCCAAAGATATTAACGGAACAATGAAAGCAATGTATAAAATGGATGCCGGATTGCGTTACAGTTTCTGGGAAAATACCGCAAATGTAAGTTTGCGTTTCAACGATATATTTAATACAATGAAAGCCAGTTTTAAAGGCGATGCCCCTTACCCACAAACCGGAGTGTTTACCTGGGAAAGTCAATCGTTATTTGTCGGGTTTCAATATATGTTCGGAAGCGGTAAAAACCGTGCCTTGCAACGTAAACAACGCGATAAAAACGAAGTTCAAAACTCCGGAGGATTCTTCTAA